From the Salvelinus fontinalis isolate EN_2023a chromosome 35, ASM2944872v1, whole genome shotgun sequence genome, one window contains:
- the LOC129834341 gene encoding neuropilin and tolloid-like protein 2 isoform X1, translated as MHRAWVLLILIEEGFALAQRTKESFSQNEGSPPQNLNECGTWVRNINGGVFTSPNYPNTYPPNKECVYILEALPRQRIQLAFDKNYYMEPSFECRFDHIEVRDGPFGFSPIIDRFCGSKNPGLVTSTGRFMWIKFTSDEELEGVGFRIKYTFIADPDFHLHVGGLLNPIPDCQFEVGGYDGVIRSSQVEEEDKIKTGDALDCIWTIRAPPQSKIFIRFLEYQMEHSNECNKNFVAVYDGSSAIENLKAKFCSTVANDVMLTNGVGVVRMWADEKSRLSRFQMLFTSFVDPPCNSNTFFCHSNMCINNSLVCNGVQNCVYPWDENHCKEKKSNGLFHQITNTHGTVIGVSSGVVLVLLIISILVQMKQPRKKLVARRPVFNKAGFQEVFDPPHYELFSLRDKEISSDLADLSEELESYHKLRRSSTTSRCVHEHHCGLQASGGSMKQSRTTLSSMELSYHNDFSKPPPMKTFNSTYKKSCYGYKQTHDCAEKVIEDRVMEEIPCEIYVRGGAAGPSAGPGGCGTLSSRNGGRNNTSIVDPQQRSMSMDF; from the exons CCTGGGTACTCCTTATTCTGATAGAAGAGGGATTTGCTCTGGCACAGAGAACTAAAG AGTCCTTTTCTCAGAATGAAGGCAGTCCCCCTCAGAATCTTAACGAATGTGGCACCTGGGTCCGCAACATCAACGGGGGAGTCTTCACGTCCCCCAACTACCCCAACACATACCCCCCTAACAAGGAGTGTGTTTACATCTTGGAAG cTCTCCCTCGTCAAAGAATCCAGTTGGCCTTTGATAAGAACTACTACATGGAGCCCTCCTTCGAGTGCCGGTTTGATCACATCGAGGTACGGGACGGTCCGTTCGGCTTCTCACCGATTATCGACCGCTTCTGTGGGTCGAAGAACCCAGGCCTGGTCACCTCCACGGGCCGTTTCATGTGGATCAAGTTCACCAGCGACGAGGAGCTGGAGGGTGTTGGGTTCCGTATCAAATACACCTTTATAGCAG ACCCAGATTTTCATCTGCACGTGGGTGGACTGTTAAACCCGATTCCAG ATTGTCAGTTTGAGGTTGGTGGCTATGATGGTGTTATCCGCTCcagtcaggtagaggaggaggataagatTAAGACTGGTGATGCTCTGGACTGTATCTGGACCATCCGCGCTCCTCCTCAGTCCAAG ATTTTCATTCGCTTCCTGGAATACCAGATGGAGCACTCCAACGAGTGCAACAAGAACTTTGTGGCGGTGTACGACGGCAGCAGTGCCATCGAAAACCTAAAGGCCAAGTTCTGCAGCACCGTGGCTAATGACGTCATGCTAACCAACGGGGTGGGAGTGGTGAGGATGTGGGCCGACGAGAAGAGCCGACTCAGCCGCTTCCAGATGCTCTTCACCTCATTTGTCGACC CCCCATGCAATAGCAACACATTTTTTTGCCATAGCAACATGTGCATCAATAACTCCTTGGTGTGTAATGGGGTTCAGAACTGTGTCTACCCCTGGGATGAGAACCATTGTAAGG AGAAGAAATCCAATGGCCTGTTCCATCAGATCACTAATACCCACGGCACGGTGATCGGCGTGTCCTCAGGCGTTGTTTTAGTCCTACTCATCATCTCCATCCTGGTCCAGATGAAGCAGCCCAGGAAGAAGTTGGTAGCACGCCGGCCAGTCTTCAACAAGGCTGGCTTCCAGGAAGTCTTTGACCCTCCCCACTACGAGCTCTTCTCCCTCCGTGACAAGGAGATCTCCTCTGACTTGGCCGACCTATCAGAGGAGCTGGAGAGCTACCACAAGCTGCGCCGCTCCTCCACCACGTCGCGCTGTGTCCACGAGCACCATTGTGGCTTGCAGGCCTCGGGGGGCAGCATGAAGCAGAGCCGCACCACCCTCAGCTCCATGGAGCTCTCCTACCACAACGACTTCTCCAAGCCCCCGCCCATGAAGACCTTTAACAGCACCTATAAGAAAAGCTGCTACGGCTACAAACAGACTCACGATTGCGCCGAGAAGGTCATTGAAGACCGCGTCATGGAGGAGATCCCCTGTGAGATCTACGTCCGCGGCGGAGCGGCCGGGCCAAGTGCTGGGCCAGGAGGCTGTGGCACCCTCAGCTCCCGCAACGGGGGCCGCAATAACACCAGCATCGTCGACCCCCAGCAGCGCTCAATGTCCATGGACTTCTAG
- the LOC129834341 gene encoding neuropilin and tolloid-like protein 2 isoform X2, which translates to MHRALPRQRIQLAFDKNYYMEPSFECRFDHIEVRDGPFGFSPIIDRFCGSKNPGLVTSTGRFMWIKFTSDEELEGVGFRIKYTFIADPDFHLHVGGLLNPIPDCQFEVGGYDGVIRSSQVEEEDKIKTGDALDCIWTIRAPPQSKIFIRFLEYQMEHSNECNKNFVAVYDGSSAIENLKAKFCSTVANDVMLTNGVGVVRMWADEKSRLSRFQMLFTSFVDPPCNSNTFFCHSNMCINNSLVCNGVQNCVYPWDENHCKEKKSNGLFHQITNTHGTVIGVSSGVVLVLLIISILVQMKQPRKKLVARRPVFNKAGFQEVFDPPHYELFSLRDKEISSDLADLSEELESYHKLRRSSTTSRCVHEHHCGLQASGGSMKQSRTTLSSMELSYHNDFSKPPPMKTFNSTYKKSCYGYKQTHDCAEKVIEDRVMEEIPCEIYVRGGAAGPSAGPGGCGTLSSRNGGRNNTSIVDPQQRSMSMDF; encoded by the exons cTCTCCCTCGTCAAAGAATCCAGTTGGCCTTTGATAAGAACTACTACATGGAGCCCTCCTTCGAGTGCCGGTTTGATCACATCGAGGTACGGGACGGTCCGTTCGGCTTCTCACCGATTATCGACCGCTTCTGTGGGTCGAAGAACCCAGGCCTGGTCACCTCCACGGGCCGTTTCATGTGGATCAAGTTCACCAGCGACGAGGAGCTGGAGGGTGTTGGGTTCCGTATCAAATACACCTTTATAGCAG ACCCAGATTTTCATCTGCACGTGGGTGGACTGTTAAACCCGATTCCAG ATTGTCAGTTTGAGGTTGGTGGCTATGATGGTGTTATCCGCTCcagtcaggtagaggaggaggataagatTAAGACTGGTGATGCTCTGGACTGTATCTGGACCATCCGCGCTCCTCCTCAGTCCAAG ATTTTCATTCGCTTCCTGGAATACCAGATGGAGCACTCCAACGAGTGCAACAAGAACTTTGTGGCGGTGTACGACGGCAGCAGTGCCATCGAAAACCTAAAGGCCAAGTTCTGCAGCACCGTGGCTAATGACGTCATGCTAACCAACGGGGTGGGAGTGGTGAGGATGTGGGCCGACGAGAAGAGCCGACTCAGCCGCTTCCAGATGCTCTTCACCTCATTTGTCGACC CCCCATGCAATAGCAACACATTTTTTTGCCATAGCAACATGTGCATCAATAACTCCTTGGTGTGTAATGGGGTTCAGAACTGTGTCTACCCCTGGGATGAGAACCATTGTAAGG AGAAGAAATCCAATGGCCTGTTCCATCAGATCACTAATACCCACGGCACGGTGATCGGCGTGTCCTCAGGCGTTGTTTTAGTCCTACTCATCATCTCCATCCTGGTCCAGATGAAGCAGCCCAGGAAGAAGTTGGTAGCACGCCGGCCAGTCTTCAACAAGGCTGGCTTCCAGGAAGTCTTTGACCCTCCCCACTACGAGCTCTTCTCCCTCCGTGACAAGGAGATCTCCTCTGACTTGGCCGACCTATCAGAGGAGCTGGAGAGCTACCACAAGCTGCGCCGCTCCTCCACCACGTCGCGCTGTGTCCACGAGCACCATTGTGGCTTGCAGGCCTCGGGGGGCAGCATGAAGCAGAGCCGCACCACCCTCAGCTCCATGGAGCTCTCCTACCACAACGACTTCTCCAAGCCCCCGCCCATGAAGACCTTTAACAGCACCTATAAGAAAAGCTGCTACGGCTACAAACAGACTCACGATTGCGCCGAGAAGGTCATTGAAGACCGCGTCATGGAGGAGATCCCCTGTGAGATCTACGTCCGCGGCGGAGCGGCCGGGCCAAGTGCTGGGCCAGGAGGCTGTGGCACCCTCAGCTCCCGCAACGGGGGCCGCAATAACACCAGCATCGTCGACCCCCAGCAGCGCTCAATGTCCATGGACTTCTAG